TGGAGCAGTGGCAAAGCTTACTGGGCTTGCAGGAGGTGTGTGGTGCTTACTGCCCACCCAATGCCTTGATGGATCACATTGCTCCTCCCAACCTAGAGAAGAGCAAAGgatctggatgcagcactgaCCAAATGCACACAAGCTCCcttttatagaatcatagaatggtttgggttggaagggaccttaagatcatccagttccagtcCCATTGCCTCGGACTTCTCTGGAAACTTCCTAAATGCTCCTCCTTTAGCTGGTGCAAACATGTCCTGAGAAACCTAATGGTAGAAGTTAGTTTTAAATAATACACACAGGCTCTTCtgaagcaaaacattttcaagATTTCTCTGCACTTGAGCCAATTTCTTCAGGCATCCTGCTCCATATTTAAGAACCAAGGGCAAGATCCCCACGTTAGGTGTCTAGTGCTAAGTTTTACGGCCCTGAACTTGAAAATATGTTCCTAAATATATGAATCTCAGGCACCTGGAAATAAGTATTTGCCTTGGGAGTgaacaaaaaaggaaataatccctgtatattatttttattttctttcctttatatgGTTTTAAGCCGCTTTTATGCAGCACTGGAAAGTTACAGCCCGTGATTTGTTGCATTCTGGTCTGGTAATAGAAACATCCCCCTGACTGCTGCTCACTCTGCAGAGCAGAAGGATCGTAACGCAGATTGTAAATGGTTGCATTACGAAGAAAGATAATGTTTCTTTCCACTTCCATTTCCCTCGGTTGGTATTTATCGTGGTAGGGGTTGCGTAAGCATATGAGAGAGAGATCATGCATTATTTACCAGGCTGGAACAGGGGAAAGGCTCCAGCCTTCACAGTGTGGATGAACGCCCAGCAATTCCCACCTGCTAAGATTTGTGCTGTGTTTGGTGGGAGCTTGGCTGAAGGATTGTTAAAGCAAATAGGATCATCCTGCCAGCCTGGAGAGTGGCAGTGGATGGGGCTGAGGGTCACAGGCTCTGTACTCTGTACCTTCCATCTCTGGACAGTTTATGTCATTATTTATTTCACACCTTGGCAAAACTGGACCAGAACTGCTACCGAGTCACCACAACCATCAACAAATTCCTTAAGGTCTGCTggggctccagctccagcacatCTGAAGCAGATTTCTTGCTCTTTAATGTAGCTGAGGGCAGACAAACCTAGAGAtgggggtgacacaggaggAGGCAGAAGCCTTTCCAGCTCCACACTTGTCCCCATGATGCCAGCGGGGCCAGTGATGCTGACCCAGTTTCTAAACAGGACAGGAAGTTGCAACACTCTAAGGTTTATTATCATTAAACTCCAGCCAGTGTCAGAGGCTCTGTGTTTGTCCTTGCAGTGCTACTGCCAGTGCAcataaaaactaacaaaataagCCACAAAATGCTGACAGCCTtgggaaagaattaaaaaaatcccaaaaaccaaGAAACAAACCTATTGAAACTCCTAAATAAGGAATAAGTTAATGAGGAAAAATTACAAGGAACTGAAGACTTTAAATGCTCTTCCAAATTAAAGAGAACAAAGGGAAAGGATCACCTCTTATTTTTGCAATTAAGGTGTTATTTATGGCAATTTAGCTGTTTTAAGATTAAGCCTGGAtacagtgctgcagaaaatACATCTGATTTACTCCCAAGGCTTCTCATCAGTTTCTATATAAGCACCAGCCAGCCAAAAAGCAGAAGTTCTGAACTCTCTGCATGCACACAAAGTGGCTGTAAAACACCCCGAGATTTATCCCCATGCTGGGCAGCTGGACTGTGACCACTGAAACAATCCTCAACCCACAGTGCTGGTCCTGGAGCTGAACTACTGCACCTTCGGGGCAGGGATCTTCTGAGAATGAGAGAGAACATTTTGTAGgagcaaaagggaaaaataaagattcTGGTTCTGTGTCTACATGCAACCTTGCATGTGAAGAGGGGATGAAAGAGGATGCTCAGAGGGGCACCCCGTGTTTgcagggaagggacacagcCCCACGAGGCCGTTTGGAAGCACTGACCTGGTAAAGAGCCCCTCTGCCCTGTCCCAGCAGTGAGGGAACCATCCCACCCATGGGACTGTCCCATCCACCTCCAGGGACACATCAGCTGGTGCGGGGGAATGCTCCCCACAGGCtcgagggagggagggagggaggtgaaAGATGCCAAGGAGCCCCTGGCAGAGCCCTTTCTTCTGCACCACACTTCCGTGCAGGGAGGAAACACACAATGACCATTACATCCCTATGCAACTTTTGTAGTATTTTCCCCCTGTTACAGAGTTTATTTGCAGAGAACCTGTATGTTAAACATTACGACTGTGCACACTATTTGTAGGATTCAGCCCCAGATGCTTTCTTGTTTTTCCTACAtattaataaaagcaaaaaaggaaataaataaaaaaggatgTAAAGCTTGGTTAAACTCAAAAACAGATCAGAGAGGAGAGAGCTGAGGATGGGATGGTGCTGGGAAGACGTTCAgccttgctgtgctgctgctcacagaCTCCCCGCTTTGAAGGAGACATGAAAGGAGACATTGCAACATGACAGTTGCAAACTCTGTGGCTCTGTTGATTTTTCCAACCCCCACGGCTGCCTGCCTCGGCGTCCTGTTCTTTGAACCCACACAGAGTAAACAGGTGTCACTCCTGTGGTTCTGTGGGCAGGAGATGTGTTCCCAGGAGGAGCACTGGGGGCAGGCAGGAAAAGCTCCCGCTGCcatcctggagagcagcacGTGGCAGTCAGAGCACTCGGGctgaaaaaggggggaaagagagagagagaggaacaaAAATCAAGAAAACCTTCCATAGAGGAAGATCTCCTTGTGAATAAAAGCGTCCCCAGGACTTGTAAGTAAATACACAGGTAATGGCTTTTCTGAGGATGGCTGCAGGAGGATTTGAACAGGAATGTGACAGAGATGTGTCAGCTTTCTAccaccccagcagagctgctggatgaGCAAGGGGTTTAACTGGAGCACCTGGAGCTTGGCAGGAGGTGAGAACACACTGACCAGGGCCTCAGAGGGTGTTGCAGTGATTTGATTTTATTAAAATCTGACTAACCAGAagatttctcttctcttcattCACCCTCTCTCAGCAGAAACGCTTCTTATGCTAAGTGAAATGTTTAACCACTGGCACTGTTGGCTGCAACAGCTCACCATAAGCAGCTTTAGCATTTGCTGGGATCAGCACCCTGGGGCCGGAGATGGTGTTTTCCTCTGCCCAGTTActcctctcttccctgcttCTCTCGCCTCCagctctgtcccctgtccctttTTCAAGTTGCAATGCgttaaaataaaagtattcaCAGTGCTTATCTGATGCATGGGAGATTGTGAGAGCAAGCTGGCAAACAGCCAGGAGCTAATAGCAGCATAAAGCAAtttgctggaaaaaaagaattaacatGCTAATTGTCAGGCTGGAGAGGGTGCTGGGGATCacagagaagtaaaaaaaaaaaaaaaaaaaaaaaaaaaagaaaaaaagagaagacattGATTACTCTAGATTTAAACAATAAAGGactgaggaagaaagaaaggtttTGAggcaattttcttcttttttgtccCATTCTCTGCTACCCTCCCCCAGCTCAAAACCTCCAGCCAGAGCCTCAGGCACTCACGGGAATTTATCCGAAGATCTCTTCCTCTTTAGCATCGTGTCACTGCCAGCTGCACCACGGGCTGCGGAGCTGGTCGGCACCACCACGCAGCTCTGCCCTTCCCACGGAGCAAGTGGAGCGGCTGTCGAGGGGAAAGTCAGGTCTGACAGACCCTGCACAGTCCCAGCTCGCAGCTCGCCTGAGCCGAGCGCAGGGAGGAGGTTTCCAAAGAACTGACcctctcccattcccagggaggcttttttggtgtttctttctTGAACAAAGGGAcattgctcttttttttaaaaaattcttttttcaatttatttttctcaaagCTATGAAAGGAGTGCCTGGAAAGCTTAAGAAGAAAGCTCAGCCTCTTAACACTGGCTCCACAGAGCGCCGTTAACTGGGATTAAGAAAGTCCACTAATGCTTCCCAGCACCAGGATTTCAGCAGCACGGAGACTCCCGAGGCAGAGAGCCGCGACGGCAAATCCAGCAGGATctcaaggcagcagctgcctccccATGCAGATGCCGTTTAACTCCGGATTTATGTGCATCCCTCTTCTGAAAATCGGCTGGAAATCCATCGTGCCTCCCCGTCACGGACAGTGAGTGCTGCCAGCCCAAGCCGTGGCTGCTCTCTGCCTGGTGCCAGCACCGGGGCTGGAAGTGGCTCTTTCCAACCCCATGCAGGTGGAGCGGTGGCACGGGGCTCCCAGCGcatccccagagctcccagcacattcccagagctcccagcacgTCCCGGCTGACCAGCAGATGAACCAGCGCATTTCCCCAAACGAGGCGTGCTGGGGGAACAAGGGCCAGGACACGAGGTACCCGTATCATTTTTGATTAATATTTGTGGATAAATGCTGTTAATATGAACCAAGAAGATTTAAAAGAAAGTCACTGAGCCATGCAAGtgaattaatttgttttagACAACATGAGGCTGGTTTGCAGCCTTTTACAAGCAGgaacattttttctttcctatgcCAAAGACTGACTGCATTTGCCCTCCTGCTTTACTTCTACTGTGGAGGAAATTTAAGCAAGAACATGTATAGTGAATTGCTCAATTCAACCAGTGCCACTGAAGCTCACCTAATCATTCAGACCAACACGCCCTACCTGAGCAGCACTCCGAGACCCGTGAGCTCCTCCGCTCTTTACACGTCGACAGCCAGGGTGTtaaaagaaggggaaataaATAAGCCAGACCTGGTGACTTACatcattctgtttttctttctgttcttgacTGTGACATTCATTGTGTTCTTCATAAACTGCCAgctgaaaaattctttttttgctACTCTTCCTTACGACAGATCGCTCAGGGAAGCGAGGAACCCGTGGAGGACACAAGCTGTCTGACACTTCTCATTCCGGCAGGAGCAGGCACCAGAAACCCTGTGCAATAAGGAGTTAATGCCATGTGCCAGTGCATGGATTTGACCCCCTTTAGAGTAATGGGCAGCAGGAGACTGCTGAAAATTATGCTGTATGCCAATCTGAGTAGctgtaaataaaaagctgttATGAACTGAAGAGAATGCTTTAGCAAATTCATACAGTTTTTGCAAAAAATTGCCCCGTGATTCCAGATTAAGCTCTGTGTGTATGCAAATGTCATCATCCACCCATTCAGTGTCCATATAAGGATAATTGTATTAACAACAATCTCTGATTTGGGCATCTGGTGGAGCTTGTTCCCCCATGTTTATGAAACCAAGCATCAAATGTAAAAAACCCTTTGTATTTACCTAACAGCTCTACACTGAGATGAGTTTACTTTCCAGACCCATTTCTCCCAACTGCTGCTGGAACTGCATGGTGATGCCGTGGGAGGCCTGccaggcaggaggagaaaaTGGCAAATGTTTATTTAGGCTTTAGATTGTCATTCTGTTAAGGGTGTTTTTGATGTTTGAATGTGTCATCGATCAAGTTTTAAGTTACTACTTATGTGAAACACTTATTACACAAGGAATTTGTTTTCAGCTTGCATAAGCTACAAAGGAAATTATTTGCCACAGCATGAAACCAAAATAATCAGGATGGGgagaagagggggaaaggaaatgaatatatttaatattatgTAAACTAATGAAAGGGGTGAGCAGAGTGCTCCAAGTTTAGTACACAAAGTAGATAAGTTCTGAAAGCCATAAAACACAGCTTTATAGGAATAGTTGCTTTACTGCACAGTATCCCCACTCCTTGCTCTTCATCTAAACCTAGCCCAATTAGAAGCATGAATGATCAATATGGCAACAGCTTGATTCAACAGTGGTCACTGGCACCCCCCaccattttaaattattaactATCTGATTTTGTTCTAAAAGCTTCTGCTCAACACTGGTAGCTGACAAGCTATTTTGTGGTGCTGATTTTTTGTAAACTTGCAATTACAGCACAATTCCAGATCAAGCTGCATGAACCCGGGAAGAGTGTCCATAATTCCCACAAACAGTGGgcaaagggcttttttttttttttttttttttaaacccaatGGCTCAACATACAGGAGAATTGCAGCTATCCAGAAACACCCAGTCCCATATCCTATTTTAGCTGCAGTTTTGGGTATTGGATCATCTGAAATGGGGTTCAAAGTGGAGTCAGACGCTGTACTCGTAACCCCGTTCTTGACCAGCAGAGTACAACAGAGGaactgtgtgtatatatgtgtacatAACTTCTTTCATCCAAATGAGGAGCTTTTACAATGCAATTACACACACATACAGGCTTGCACTTGAGCACACAGACAAAATGTGTATATATGGAAGTCTGTTTGCAAgcgttttcttttttaacccaAAAATTGCGCAGTTGATAACACTTCCATGTCGTTGTCTTTGTTACCATGTTTTATTTTGCTCAAATAAGCTAAACTACTACTTAACAgatttcaatattttattccttgATATGTGGCCAATATTTCCTCTGAACCAAATTTAACTGGTGTAATTGCAAGTAGTTACTCTAATGTAGAAAGCAACAATAAATGCAAGTGTGTTTCTCTCAGCCCTTTTTGAATAAATCAAGTTTTATCAAATCAGgcatttcttatttatttttaagtaatgACAGCTTGTTTTCAGCTACCAGCCATAATGAGTTGGGTCTAAGAATTTCTGCTGGCAAAAGCCTCAGAACCTGACAGAGCACATGTTGTGTTGCACTCTCTATTTAAACATTCACGAATAACTCTGGAATAATCCTATTTTTCTCTGCAGCCTGGTTGGAGTAATACTACAGAAGAACCTGTCATGCCGAGGGTGTTAACTGATTTTCTGGGAAAGCTTTTATGCATGCCCTGTGTTGCTCTCATCAATATTCAGGATCATTTCTATTGCAGAAGAAAGTTGTATTGATGATATTCAGAATCACAAAATCCCAGAACAAtatgggctggaagggaccttaaagatcatccagtaccaccccccctgccatgggcagggtctTCTTTCAatgccaggttgctccaagccccttccaATCTGGCTTTGAGCACTTCCACGGATGAGGCACCACCACAATTTTAGCCAATGTGTGAAATGTACGTGTAGAAAACATTCTGTTTCACCAGGCTCAGGATTCAAGCTGACCAAAAAATCCACTTTCCAACCACAAGCACAAGGGGGGGACTGATAGGCATTGCTTCACTTGCTGGAACTGCTCTATTAGATGTACGACACCTGTGGGGTCCCACATGGATTCTCCATTCCTTCCCATCACCTTCTGCCAGTCACAGTCCTGCCCCTGACACAAACACACAATTCCCTGTGTCTTTTACCAAATCCCACTTTCTCAATGTGCCTTTTGAAAGTCTCtgaacacagccctgcagcagccttcCCCCTCCTGACGGATTTTCCTCAAGGCAGACTGGAGGTCAATACACTGCTACACGAAGGATGAGTGAAACACCAGGAATCTGGGGCACGAGGCTGTGAGAAGCAGACTGGTCCCCATTCAGAGGAATTCTTAATTATAGGCTTTGCTTTCAAAAGATGAGCAGCTCCCGTAACACTCTGAGGAGCAGCCATACGCTTCACATCGTGGCTAAGTGCTCCACCGAATCAGGAGCTGTGTGTTAAACAAGCTTCTAACTCTCCCTCTGGGCCAGGGAAACAACTCATCACTTCCACCTGGAAGCAGTGAGATGCTTTGAAGCTGATGCCATCCTTTCAATggattattaatattattattattgtgatATTTCATTCTGTTGGCTTCAACCTCTTAGTCCATGGATGGTTTTGAATCCAGCTGCCCAAGCTGTTGGCACAGGTAGTGCCCATGGGGAGTTTGCCACAGCACTGTACTGAGTAACCAAGGAGAAACCACCAGCTCCGTGCTCCTCTGTGAGAGCATTCCGTAACTGGGAGCTCACTCATCCCATTGCTCTGCCTGAACACTGGGTTTGTTAACATTTTGGGGACCCAGCAGGACCCATTTTTCGTCTCACATTTCCTGATGTAGGTGGGCTTCCCCATGAGCATTTGTCCTCCTGCACTTCCCTTTCCCTGAACAaaaagcaggagctgagggTTTTCTATACCCCTTGCCATATGGCCATCACAACTTCTGCCTGGAAAGAGCTCACCCATAGGACTCACAAGTCAGTCAAACTGCACAGCTAGACAAAAGGCTAAGAATAAATCCTAAGATCTAAATATCCCATGTCTGTTTGGGGTGTCTCAGCCTGGTAAATAACCCAGTGCTGCATGGCAAGGCTGTGTTGCATGATCACACTCCAAACCTGTATCAAACCACTGGAGCCACAGCAATTTGTATCTCAGGAGATTTCCTCTAGCGGGTGCAAGCCCTGATTTCCTGGTGACAAGCGGCTGCCTCGCTCCCACACAGCAGAGTCTGGCCAGACCCGATCCCAGCGGATCAAAAGGTTCAGTTCAGCTCTCCAAGGCAGTGTCCCCACTGAACGCTGCTCTGCCCATCTTGAGGGCAAGGAGCTTTACCTACCTGATATgtgaaacatttaaaacaatGAAAGACATGTCAGACTGAGACAGTGAAAGGAAGAACGACCTGGATTGTGTTCACAGCACATTTGTCTTTAGGAGGTTCTTTCTTCCAGAAACTACAGGTATAAGTAGAGAAATTTGCTTTATATCCAATAATCCATACAGAAAGTCTCCCAGGCAACAAGGTACACAGTCACatcttttcaagttttttttccctcctctttgccCCCCTGGTATCAACAAATTCctccctgcagggctgagcaTCTGCATAGATTACCACTGGTGAATTCTATTCATGGACACAACCTGTTCAGTCCTAAGTTTGCACTTCTAGGTTTAATATACTGTATTTACCTTAATTTCTTAGAGGAAACTTATGAATTCCTTCTATAAAAATCTTTCAGTGAGACTGCTAGAGACCTGAAATCTCAGAAAAAATAGTCTGCATTTGGCTTTTACAGAACAGAGCCCATTTTGTCTG
This genomic interval from Aphelocoma coerulescens isolate FSJ_1873_10779 chromosome 13, UR_Acoe_1.0, whole genome shotgun sequence contains the following:
- the SMIM32 gene encoding small integral membrane protein 32 produces the protein MQVERWHGAPSASPELPAHSQSSQHVPADQQMNQRISPNEACWGNKGQDTRLTAFALLLYFYCGGNLSKNMYSELLNSTSATEAHLIIQTNTPYLSSTPRPVSSSALYTSTARVLKEGEINKPDLVTYIILFFFLFLTVTFIVFFINCQLKNSFFATLPYDRSLREARNPWRTQAV